The Verrucomicrobiia bacterium sequence GCCATCGCCCTGCCGTTGCATTTTGAGGATGGTAACACCGCGCTGGACTCGGTCACCTTTGCCGGCGGCCGGGCCGAATTCGCCGATTTAAAGCTCTTTCTGCGCCTCTCCGAACCGGGGGATTTTCTGGTTTTGGTCGGCTTCGTCTTGGCCCCCGCGCTGCCGCCCGGAGAAGGCACCATCGGCTGGCTGCATTTCACCACCACGGGCATCCTGCCCCAGTTTGCCGATACGCTGACAATCGATTCCACCAGCGTCCCCAACGCCACCGGCGACCCGAACATGCCGCAGAGTTTATCGGTCTCTTATCTCGTATTCAGCGGCGGCAATCCCTTGATTTTGAACCCCGCCTTCAAAAAGGGAACCGTGATTTTGCGAAACCAGCAAGTCCCCACCTCGGCGGACGACGGCGACGGCCGCAGGCCTCTTAAATTCGGCCTGAACCAGAACTATCCGAACCCCTTCAACCCGCAAACGGCGATCGCCTTCAGTTTGCCCAAAAGTTCGGAGGTGAAACTGGAAGTGTTCGATTTGCTGGGACGGTCGGTGGTTACGTTGCAGGACGGTTCAATGTCCGCCGGCACCCACACGGTGGTCTGGGACGGCCGCGACAAGACCGGCCGCACGGTCTCCTCCGGCGTTTACCTGTACCGGTTGCAGGCCGGCACTTTCGTGGAAACCAAAAAGATGTTGTTTCTGAAGTAGGTTACGGGGTTTTCTTAGCCGTAAGGGCCGCTTTCTGCCGCGCCCGCGCCACTTCGGAAGTCAAATCATGGCTCTTGAACGGCTTCGCCACGTAGCCGTCCGCCCCCAGTCCCAAGGCCCGCTCCACGGTGTTTTCATCCCCAAAGGCGGTCATCATCACCACCGCCAGCCGGGGATGCTTCTGCTTTGCTTCCTTCAGCAAGTCAAACCCGCTCATCTCCGGCATCTTCACGTCCGAAACCATCACCTGAAAATCGGTCTTCGCCAGATAGGCGAGCGCCTGCTTTCCCCCGGAAGCGGTGGAAACGGAATACCCCTCCCGCTCCAGAATTCGCGCCAAAAGATTCCGCAGCATCTCCTCGTCATCCACCACCAAAACCTTCGGTTCTTCCTTCATAGGTTTACCTGAATGAATGCTTGAACCCGCGCCGTTCAACGGCCGGCCCCTTCCGGCCCGGAGCTCGATTTCTTGGCGAAAATCTGCTTGGACAAAAGCTCCCGCAGTTTTTCGTCAAAAGCCCCCGATTCGGACGGCAGATAGCCGTTCGGCAGTTCGGTTACGAGTTGATGCAGCATCTCCCGGGTCAGAAACTCGATGCCCAAAAGGCATTCCCCGCTGCCGGTCGATTCCATTCGTTTCACCCGTCCCACCACCCGTTCCAAATGGCAGTTTTCAAAAAGCCCGATCCTGAGAAGCAGATAATCGGACGGCTCCACCCAGGCGGAAGTTTCCAACAAAAGCCCGCCGCCGGAGATGTTCAAAACCCGCCCGTTGCAGATTTGCGAAACGTCCACCGGCCCGGCCAAAGGGAGCCGGAACGGCACGAACGACACCGGCGAGGAGACCTCGATCCGGACGAACCGCCGGGTCTGGCGGTCGGCCGCCGCGGCCGGTTGCGTGGCGGGGGCCGGGGCCGCCTTGCGGGTTATCGTTGAGGCCGGCTTGGTCTTCTGTACTTTTTGGGTCTTCTTACGCGTTTTCGTCTTGGGCATTTTTTCCTCCTATTCCTTGGCAAACTTGTCCCGGATCATCCCCCGCAGCTTCAGCACCGCCTTGGTGTGAATCTGCGAAACGCGGGACTCCGATATTTTCATCACTTCCCCGATTTCCTTCAGCGTCAGCTCCTCGTAGTAGTAGAGCGCAATCACCAGTTTCTCCTGCTCGGAAAGCTTGGTGATGGAGTGGGTCAAAAACGCCTTGAGTTCCTCTTTTTCTAAGTCCGCCAAAACGTTGTCCTTCGTGACCCCTTCCACGGTTTCGACGCGCGGCACCTGCCGGTCATCCTCCTCCCGATACACCATTTCGTCCAGCGAGAGCAGCGTGGTGCCGGAAACGTCTTCCAAATCCCAAAGGAGGTCCTTAACCGAGATGCCGAGCGCCTTGGCCAGTTCGTCATCCTTCGGCTGGCGCCCCAGCTTGTTTTCCAGCTTCGCCATCGTCCGTTCGATGGCCCGCGATTTGGCGCGGGTCGAACGCGGCACCCAGTCGAGCGCGCGCAGCTCGTCCAAAATCGCCCCCCGGATGCGCGGCACGGCGTAGGTCTCGAACTTCACCCCCCGCTTGGGGTCAAAGTTGCCCAAGGCCTCGATAAGCCCCACCACGCCGGTGGAGACCAGATCATCCAGCTCCACCGAGCGCGGAAAGCCGATCGCCATCCGTCCCGCCACGCTTTTCACCAAGGGCAGGTATTGCTGCAAAAGTTTTTCGCGGAGCTTCGGATTTTTCGTCTTCCGAAAACTCTGCCATTCCTTTTCCAGGTTCATTTCGATTTTCCTTTCGGTTTGGAAGAAGTCGGCTTGGATTTGGAGTCGGTGCTTGAAGAACTTGCTGATGCGGAATCGACGCTTTCGGAAATCTCCGGCGCCTCGGTGATAAATAGCCCTTGATGCCCCGCCTCTTTTAAAACAAACCCCGGCCCGGGAATCGAGACCCGCGCGGAAACCATTCCCTCTTTTGCGTATTTCAAAAATTCCGCCGGGCAGTCGTGCCAGGCCTCCGCCCCTTTCACTTTGGGCGGAAGCTGTTTCGGTTTTTCTTTCTTGGTAACGCCGCCGGACTTCTTGGATGGCGCTTTTAAATCATCCTTCTTGGTGGGCGGCAGTTCCAGCTTCTTGGAAGGATCGGTGCCGGAACCGCCGGAAGGCGGAATGGAATCCAAACGCAACTGCTTGCTGCTTGCTTCCGACCTCCATGCTTCTATTGAATGCCGTGAAGGCCGTAGCGAAGCGTTCCTCTTTGTATCCATAGAGAGACCCCCCTCTCTTGTTTTCAAACTTGGTAGGAACTGACTCGAAGATGGTGAGTTTGTCGAACCACCGTTACCCGCTGTTTTTAACATCACGGGGCATACCTTTATCAAACGGCGTGCCCTTGCACTCTGCAAAACCCCAAAACCAAGCACTTGCAAGACAAGGGCTTACCTGACCAGAAAATCCGCTTTTCAACAAGGCCGGAAAACTTTTCCGATTCGGGGATGAAAAAAGGGGAGGCGTTACAAGAGAGTATGGGAAAAAGCCAATACTCGAAGACACCCCAAAGTGCTTCGACTTCTAATTATTTAAATCGGAAAATCGGGAGGAAAAATTTAGAATTATTTTTGAAATTCCGCAGGGGCGGCTCCCCGCCTGCCCTAAGCGAAGTCGAATGGGTGACCGCCCGTACTTGTTTTTTTATTTGTAGGGGCGATTCGTGAATCCCCCTCAAAAGCGTAGCGGAGGTCTTCAGACCTCCATCCCCTCTTGTCATGCGGAGGTCTTCAGACCTCCATCCCCTCTTGTCATTCTGAGCGCCAGCGAAGAATCTGGGTGGTGTTGGGCGGACGAATCCCTAATCTCTAATCACTCATCACTGTCTTTTTGTCACCCCTGTATTTAAGGGGGACTATAGGGGGTGGTTTTGTAGGGCAGGTCCCCGTGCCTGCCCGTTTTTGTTTTCATAGGGGCGAACCTTGTGTTCGCCTGTCTTTGTTTTTTCGTCTTTCGTAGGGGCACAATATATTGTGCCTTTTACCCCCTCTCCGCATCGGAGAGGGGGCCAGGGGGTGAGGTTGCAAATTCACCCCAACTTCGGGTGAGAATTTCACAACGGGTCTTTGTAGGGGCAGACCAATGTGTCTGTCTTCTCCCTCCTCCAAAATCACAACTAATTCGGAGTGAATTTCGCAGGGTGGGCCTTTAGTAGAGGGACGTGGGCGGGTTTTAAGGATTTTCACTAA is a genomic window containing:
- a CDS encoding PilZ domain-containing protein; this encodes MPKTKTRKKTQKVQKTKPASTITRKAAPAPATQPAAAADRQTRRFVRIEVSSPVSFVPFRLPLAGPVDVSQICNGRVLNISGGGLLLETSAWVEPSDYLLLRIGLFENCHLERVVGRVKRMESTGSGECLLGIEFLTREMLHQLVTELPNGYLPSESGAFDEKLRELLSKQIFAKKSSSGPEGAGR
- a CDS encoding FliA/WhiG family RNA polymerase sigma factor, which produces MNLEKEWQSFRKTKNPKLREKLLQQYLPLVKSVAGRMAIGFPRSVELDDLVSTGVVGLIEALGNFDPKRGVKFETYAVPRIRGAILDELRALDWVPRSTRAKSRAIERTMAKLENKLGRQPKDDELAKALGISVKDLLWDLEDVSGTTLLSLDEMVYREEDDRQVPRVETVEGVTKDNVLADLEKEELKAFLTHSITKLSEQEKLVIALYYYEELTLKEIGEVMKISESRVSQIHTKAVLKLRGMIRDKFAKE
- a CDS encoding response regulator yields the protein MKEEPKVLVVDDEEMLRNLLARILEREGYSVSTASGGKQALAYLAKTDFQVMVSDVKMPEMSGFDLLKEAKQKHPRLAVVMMTAFGDENTVERALGLGADGYVAKPFKSHDLTSEVARARQKAALTAKKTP